One window of Phoenix dactylifera cultivar Barhee BC4 chromosome 5, palm_55x_up_171113_PBpolish2nd_filt_p, whole genome shotgun sequence genomic DNA carries:
- the LOC103703990 gene encoding protein FAR1-RELATED SEQUENCE 5-like isoform X2, protein MGGQHPVSLVTDRDKAMEGAIMRIFPNTRHHCKWHILSRCKQKLSDVYLKHVTLKRELKECINESETIKDFVTRWEYILDKYNLWDNSWLQSLYEICRQWATVYQKGTFFPELSASRRSESLNKFFKKHFNAKTSLLVFISLFDQHLASQYEKEAQADFTTVYLKPHLRTPSPMEKQAGDVYTKAVFDKFQEFVESLGYYVGKIEVDPISRYSVAKEEDNHRTYIVCFSESDKKANCSCCKFEYSGILCWHILRVFFVVGVRIIPEEYILKRWTRNATSNVVLEERVIDPGLSFQEQLIAWYNDLCLDAGKYGMEGAISSDIYKIAKVALQKAFAEVAAAKNMQRKGQQNMQRFARLQNMQYKMPLPKLQPKNTPGRVAQQDEANRTKRSAKDDSVDASNSHLNGDTH, encoded by the exons ATGGGTGGACAGCATCCGGTTTCATTAGTTACTGACCGAGATAAGGCTATGGAAGGAGCTATTATGAGGATATTCCCTAACACTCGTCACCACTGCAAGTGGCATATATTAAGTAGATGCAAGCAGAAGCTGTCAGATGTTTATCTCAAACATGTCACATTGAAGAGGGAGTTGAAAGAATGCATAAATGAATCTGAAACAATTAAAGATTTTGTGACTCGTTGGGAGTATATCCTTGACAAATATAACCTGTGGGATAACTCTTGGCTGCAGTCACTCTATGAAATTTGCCGGCAGTGGGCTACTGTCTACCAGAAGGGTACATTCTTTCCTGAACTGTCTGCATCTCGAAGATCAGAGAGCCTGAACAAGTTCTTCAAGAAACATTTTAATGCAAAAACCTCTCTACTTGTATTTATCTCACTGTTTGATCAACATTTGGCATCTCAGTATGAGAAGGAAGCCCAAGCAGATTTTACTACTGTGTATTTGAAGCCTCATCTGAGAACTCCATCACCAATGGAGAAACAAGCTGGTGATGTCTACACAAAAGCAGTATTTGATAAATTTCAGGAGTTTGTCGAATCACTAGGTTATTATGTTGGCAAAATTGAGGTTGACCCTATTAGCAGGTACAGTGTGGCCAAGGAGGAGGATAATCATAGAACCTACATTGTCTGTTTTAGTGAGTCTGACAAGAAAGCAAACTGTAGCTGTTGTAAGTTTGAGTACTCTGGAATTCTGTGCTGGCATATTTTAAGGGTTTTCTTTGTTGTTGGAGTTCGTATTATTCCAGAGGAGTACATCTTGAAGCGATGGACTAGGAATGCCACAAGCAATGTTGTTCTAGAAGAGCGAGTGATCGATCCAGGGCTTAGTTTTCAGGAACAACTGATTGCTTGGTACAATGATCTTTGCCTTGATGCTGGCAAATATGGCATGGAGGGGGCTATATCTTCAGATATATATAAGATTGCAAAGGTTGCACTTCAAAAGGCTTTTGCAGAAGTTGCTGCTGCCAAAAACATGCAAAGGAAGGGGCAGCAAAATATGCAGAGATTTGCAAGACTGCAAAATATGCAATACAAAATGCCTCTGCCAAAGTTGCAACCAAAGAATACTCCTGGAAGAGTAGCACAACAAGATGAAGCTAATAGAACTAAAAGAAGTGCAAAAGATGATTCAGT AGATGCAAGCAATTCTCATCTAAATGGTGATACCCATTGa
- the LOC103703990 gene encoding protein FAR1-RELATED SEQUENCE 5-like isoform X1 encodes MGGQHPVSLVTDRDKAMEGAIMRIFPNTRHHCKWHILSRCKQKLSDVYLKHVTLKRELKECINESETIKDFVTRWEYILDKYNLWDNSWLQSLYEICRQWATVYQKGTFFPELSASRRSESLNKFFKKHFNAKTSLLVFISLFDQHLASQYEKEAQADFTTVYLKPHLRTPSPMEKQAGDVYTKAVFDKFQEFVESLGYYVGKIEVDPISRYSVAKEEDNHRTYIVCFSESDKKANCSCCKFEYSGILCWHILRVFFVVGVRIIPEEYILKRWTRNATSNVVLEERVIDPGLSFQEQLIAWYNDLCLDAGKYGMEGAISSDIYKIAKVALQKAFAEVAAAKNMQRKGQQNMQRFARLQNMQYKMPLPKLQPKNTPGRVAQQDEANRTKRSAKDDSVYGSVPQCLFMCLCLSRYAADFSPLPNRRRDASNSHLNGDTH; translated from the coding sequence ATGGGTGGACAGCATCCGGTTTCATTAGTTACTGACCGAGATAAGGCTATGGAAGGAGCTATTATGAGGATATTCCCTAACACTCGTCACCACTGCAAGTGGCATATATTAAGTAGATGCAAGCAGAAGCTGTCAGATGTTTATCTCAAACATGTCACATTGAAGAGGGAGTTGAAAGAATGCATAAATGAATCTGAAACAATTAAAGATTTTGTGACTCGTTGGGAGTATATCCTTGACAAATATAACCTGTGGGATAACTCTTGGCTGCAGTCACTCTATGAAATTTGCCGGCAGTGGGCTACTGTCTACCAGAAGGGTACATTCTTTCCTGAACTGTCTGCATCTCGAAGATCAGAGAGCCTGAACAAGTTCTTCAAGAAACATTTTAATGCAAAAACCTCTCTACTTGTATTTATCTCACTGTTTGATCAACATTTGGCATCTCAGTATGAGAAGGAAGCCCAAGCAGATTTTACTACTGTGTATTTGAAGCCTCATCTGAGAACTCCATCACCAATGGAGAAACAAGCTGGTGATGTCTACACAAAAGCAGTATTTGATAAATTTCAGGAGTTTGTCGAATCACTAGGTTATTATGTTGGCAAAATTGAGGTTGACCCTATTAGCAGGTACAGTGTGGCCAAGGAGGAGGATAATCATAGAACCTACATTGTCTGTTTTAGTGAGTCTGACAAGAAAGCAAACTGTAGCTGTTGTAAGTTTGAGTACTCTGGAATTCTGTGCTGGCATATTTTAAGGGTTTTCTTTGTTGTTGGAGTTCGTATTATTCCAGAGGAGTACATCTTGAAGCGATGGACTAGGAATGCCACAAGCAATGTTGTTCTAGAAGAGCGAGTGATCGATCCAGGGCTTAGTTTTCAGGAACAACTGATTGCTTGGTACAATGATCTTTGCCTTGATGCTGGCAAATATGGCATGGAGGGGGCTATATCTTCAGATATATATAAGATTGCAAAGGTTGCACTTCAAAAGGCTTTTGCAGAAGTTGCTGCTGCCAAAAACATGCAAAGGAAGGGGCAGCAAAATATGCAGAGATTTGCAAGACTGCAAAATATGCAATACAAAATGCCTCTGCCAAAGTTGCAACCAAAGAATACTCCTGGAAGAGTAGCACAACAAGATGAAGCTAATAGAACTAAAAGAAGTGCAAAAGATGATTCAGTGTATGGATCAGTACCGCAATGTTTGTTTATGTGTTTATGCTTATCCAGATATGCAGCTGACTTTTCTCCCCTCCCAAATCGTCGCAGAGATGCAAGCAATTCTCATCTAAATGGTGATACCCATTGa
- the LOC103704011 gene encoding protein FAR1-RELATED SEQUENCE 5-like, translating to MEGTLSEDDGLIRESNMDLNDNSADPHMSLALDALAVELNNPITSQLLQLDNSDMVEPIIGMEFDSDEAAKEYYVAYANHVGFGVRMNKSCHSRKDDTVIMRRFVCTREGFHSKRAIYDDGEKKRKRGTTREGCMAMIEVIREDHGKWVVTKLVTEHTHMVALPGKVRPRDDKAIILGNVGLLHGESSRGFNNLKNFNRGIRVDPFGEGGEAQGLLEYLKRMQSENPAFFYAIQVDNNNCMANVFWADAKARMAYQYFGDAVTFDTTYKKTKYMMPFATFRGVNHHFQSVNFGCALLMDETKGSYVWLFET from the coding sequence ATGGAGGGAACTTTAAGCGAGGACGATGGATTGATAAGAGAGAGCAACATGGACCTTAATGACAACAGTGCTGACCCTCACATGTCACTAGCTCTGGATGCTCTTGCAGTTGAGCTGAACAACCCAATCACATCGCAACTCCTGCAGTTGGATAATTCTGACATGGTGGAACCAATAATCGGCATGGAGTTTGATTCtgatgaagctgcaaaggaataCTACGTAGCATATGCCAACCATGTAGGGTTTGGTGTCCGCATGAATAAGTCATGTCACTCGAGGAAGGACGACACTGTGATCATGCGGCGTTTTGTGTGCACGAGGGAGGGATTCCATTCCAAGAGGGCAATCTATGATgatggagagaagaagaggaagcgggGAACCACAAGGGAGGGGTGCATGGCCATGATTGAGGTCATTCGTGAGGATCATGGCAAGTGGGTTGTTACGAAGCTTGTGACAGAGCACACTCATATGGTTGCATTACCTGGTAAAGTCCGGCCGCGTGATGATAAAGCAATCATCCTGGGTAATGTGGGCTTGCTGCATGGAGAATCGAGTCGAGGTTTTAATAATCTAAAAAACTTCAATAGAGGGATAAGAGTTGACCCCTTTGGTGAAGGTGGAGAAGCTCAGGGCCTCTTGGAGTATCTGAAGAGAATGCAATCTGAGAACCCTgcattcttttatgcaattcaagttgacaACAATAATTGTATGGCTAATGTCTTTTGGGCTGATGCTAAAGCTAGGATGGCTTATCAGTACTTTGGTGATGCTGTTACTTTTGACACAACATATAAGAAAACAAAGTACATGATGCCGTTTGCGACATTCAGAGGTGTGAACCATCACTTTCAGAGTGTTAACTTTGGGTGTGCTTTGCTAATGGATGAGACAAAGGGTTCTTATGTCTGGCTGTTTGAGACATGA
- the LOC103703991 gene encoding protein FAR1-RELATED SEQUENCE 5-like, whose product MQSSSLSLEIRPARSRSRSHSVHLFLIWDSEFMEGTLSEDDGLIRESNMDLNDNSADTHMSLALDALGVELNNPITSQLLQLDNSDIVEPIIGMEFDSDEAAKEYYVAYANRVGFGVRMNKSRRSRKDDTVIMRRFVCTREGFHSKRVIYDDGKKKRKRGTTREGCMAMIEVIRKDHGKWVVTKLVTEHTHMVALPGKVRPRDDKAIILGNVGLLHGESSGGFNNLKNFNRGIRVNPFGEGGEAQGLLEYLKRMQSENPAFFYAIQVDNNNCMTNVFWADAKARMAYQYFGDAVTFDTTYKKTKYMMPFATFRGVNHHFQSVNFGCALLMDETKGSYVWLFETWLAAMGGRHPVSLVTDRDKAMEGAIMRVFPNTRHHFCKWHILSRCKQKLSDVYLKHVTLKRDLKECINESETIEDFETRWEYILDKYNLWDNSWLQSLYEIRRQWATVYQKDTFFPELSASRRSESLNKFFKKHFNAKTSLLVFISLFDQHLASQYEKEAQADFTTVYLKPHLRTPSPMEKQAGDVYTKAVFDKFQEEFVESLGYYVDKIEVDPISKYSVAKEEDNHRTYVVCFSESDKKANCSCCKFEYSGILCRHILRVFFIVGVRIIPEEYILKRWTRNATSNVVLEERVIDPGLSFQEQLIAWYNDLCLDAVKYGMEGAISSDIYKIAKVALQKAFAEVVAAKNMQRKGQQNMQRFARLQKMQYKMPLPKLQPKKTPGRVAQQDEANRTKRSAKDDSVDASNSHLNGGTH is encoded by the exons ATGcagtcttcctctctctctctcgaaatCCGACCAGCTCGATCTCGATCTCGATCTCATTCGGTGCATCTCTTTCTG ATCTGGGACTCTGAATTCATGGAGGGAACTTTAAGCGAGGACGATGGATTGATAAGAGAGAGCAACATGGACCTTAATGACAACAGTGCTGACACTCACATGTCACTAGCTCTGGATGCTCTTGGAGTTGAGCTGAACAACCCAATCACATCGCAACTCCTGCAGTTGGATAATTCTGACATAGTGGAACCAATAATCGGCATGGAGTTTGATTCtgatgaagctgcaaaggaataCTACGTAGCATATGCCAACCGTGTAGGGTTTGGTGTCCGCATGAATAAGTCACGTCGCTCGAGGAAGGACGACACTGTGATCATGCGGCGTTTTGTGTGCACGAGGGAGGGATTCCATTCCAAGAGGGTAATCTAcgatgatggaaagaagaagaggaagcgggGAACCACAAGGGAGGGGTGCATGGCCATGATTGAGGTCATTCGTAAGGATCATGGCAAGTGGGTTGTTACGAAGCTTGTGACAGAGCACACTCATATGGTTGCATTACCTGGTAAAGTCCGACCGCGTGATGATAAAGCAATCATCCTGGGTAATGTGGGCTTGCTGCATGGAGAATCGAGTGGAGGTTTTAATAATCTAAAAAACTTCAATAGAGGGATAAGAGTTAACCCCTTTGGTGAAGGTGGAGAAGCTCAGGGCCTCTTGGAGTATCTGAAGAGAATGCAATCTGAGAACCCTgcattcttttatgcaattcaagttgacaACAATAATTGTATGACTAATGTCTTTTGGGCTGATGCTAAAGCTAGGATGGCTTATCAGTACTTTGGTGATGCTGTTACTTTTGACACAACATATAAGAAAACAAAGTACATGATGCCGTTTGCGACATTCAGAGGTGTGAACCATCACTTTCAGAGTGTTAACTTTGGGTGTGCTTTGCTAATGGATGAGACAAAGGGTTCTTATGTCTGGCTGTTTGAGACATGGCTTGCAGCCATGGGTGGACGGCATCCGGTTTCATTAGTTACTGACCGAGATAAGGCTATGGAAGGAGCTATTATGAGGGTATTCCCTAACACTCGTCACCACTTTTGCAAGTGGCATATATTAAGTAGATGCAAGCAGAAGCTATCAGATGTTTATCTCAAACATGTCACATTGAAGAGGGATTTGAAAGAATGCATTAATGAATCTGAAACAATTGAAGATTTTGAGACTCGTTGGGAGTACATCCTTGACAAATATAACCTGTGGGATAACTCTTGGCTGCAGTCACTCTATGAAATTCGCCGACAGTGGGCTACTGTCTACCAGAAGGATACATTCTTTCCTGAACTGTCTGCATCTCGAAGATCAGAGAGCCTGAACAAGTTCTTCAAGAAACATTTTAATGCGAAAACCTCTCTACTTGTATTTATCTCACTGTTTGATCAACATTTGGCATCTCAGTATGAGAAGGAAGCCCAAGCAGATTTTACTACTGTGTATTTGAAGCCTCATCTGAGAACTCCATCACCAATGGAGAAACAAGCTGGTGATGTCTACACAAAAGCAGTATTTGATAAATTTCAGGAGGAGTTTGTCGAATCACTTGGTTATTATGTTGACAAAATTGAGGTTGACCCTATTAGCAAGTACAGTGTGGCCAAGGAGGAGGATAATCATAGAACCTACGTTGTCTGTTTTAGTGAGTCTGACAAGAAAGCAAACTGTAGCTGTTGTAAGTTTGAGTACTCTGGAATTCTGTGCAGGCATATTTTAAGGGTTTTCTTTATTGTTGGAGTTCGTATTATTCCAGAGGAGTACATCTTGAAGCGATGGACTAGGAATGCCACAAGCAATGTTGTTCTAGAAGAGCGAGTGATCGATCCAGGGCTTAGTTTTCAGGAACAACTGATTGCTTGGTACAATGATCTTTGCCTTGATGCTGTCAAATATGGCATGGAGGGGGCTATATCTTCAGATATATATAAGATTGCAAAGGTTGCACTTCAAAAGGCTTTTGCAGAAGTTGTTGCTGCCAAAAACATGCAAAGGAAGGGGCAGCAAAATATGCAGAGATTTGCAAGACTGCAAAAGATGCAATACAAAATGCCTTTGCCAAAGTTGCAACCGAAGAAGACTCCTGGAAGAGTAGCACAACAAGATGAAGCTAATAGAACTAAAAGAAGTGCAAAAGATGATTCAGT AGATGCAAGCAATTCTCATCTAAATGGtggtacccattga